The Zingiber officinale cultivar Zhangliang chromosome 10A, Zo_v1.1, whole genome shotgun sequence genome contains a region encoding:
- the LOC122026664 gene encoding uncharacterized protein LOC122026664, translating into MVERIKEAQATDQHLQFLCSRITPKQQIGFSCDGNGILYFRGRLCVPELPSLKEDLLQEAHRSRFAIHPGGTHMYRDLRRSYWWAGMKKDIADFVARCLVCQQVKAEHQRPAGLLQKIQISEWKWEHITMDFVVGLPRTRRTHDTIWVIVDRLTKSAHFLPIRRTESLDRLAELYCREIIRLHGVPLSIISDRDPRFTSRFWQSLQQAMGTELRFITAFHPQTDEHVDLPSYGWKLGKHRFWGHRVFSVMQRWFVPSGAGVKRFGLKGKLAPRYIGPFQILERIGEVAYRLVLPPSLTGVHDVFHVSMLRRYVPHPSHILTDVSVVLQPDISYEEIPVQILDRKERRLRNKTIRLVKVGWRHHSDEEATWESEDRMRASYPHLFTEGE; encoded by the exons ATGGTAGAGAGGATTAAAGAAGCTCAGGCTACAGATCAGCATCTGCAGTTTTTGTGTAGCAGAATTACCCCAAAACAGCAGATAGGGTTTTCTTGCGATGGAAATGGAATTCTATACTTCCGGGGGAGATTATGTGTTCCTGAGCTACCTTCTTTGAAGGAGgacctacttcaggaggcacaccgatCCAGATTTGCGATTCATCCTGGTGGTACACATATGTATAGGGATCTGAGACGTTCTTATTGGTGGGCGggcatgaagaaggacatcgcggatttcgttgCACGATGcctagtatgtcagcaagtgaaggctgaacatcagagacccgCTGGTTTACTCCAGAAGATACAGATatcggaatggaaatgggagcatatcacgATGGATTTCGTCGTGGGTCTACCCAGGACCCGGCGAAcacatgacacgatttgggtgatcgttgatcggttaaccaaatctgcTCATTTCCTTCCGATCCGTAGGACGgagtcattggatcgattggcagagttgTATTGCAGAGAGATTATCAGGCTTCACGGTGTACCTCTcagtattatttcagatagagatccgCGGTTTACTTCACGATTTTGGCAGAGCCTACAGCAGGCTATGGGTACCGAGTTACGATTTATTACAGCTTTCCACCCCCAGACAGACG agcatgtagatctcccATCGTATGGATGGAAGTTGGGGAAACACAGATTTTGGGGCCACAGAGTCTTCAGCGTGATGCAGAGATGGTTTGTACCATCAGGCGCAg gagtaaaaAGGTTTGGGTTGAAGGGTAAGTTGGCACCTCGCTACATTGGACCCTTCCAGATTCTCGAGAGGATAGGTGAGGTGGCATATCGACTGGTGCTACCACCATCACTTACTGGggtgcatgatgtattccatgtatctatgttgaggagatatgtaccgcaCCCTTCGCATATTCTCACTGATGTATCAGTTGTACTTCAGCCGGATAtatcttatgaggagattccagttCAGATTTTGGACCGCAAAGAGCGCcggttgcggaacaagacaattcGACTGGTCAAAGTCGGATGGCGGCATCACTCagatgaagaagccacctgggagtcGGAAGATAGGATGCGAGCCAGTTACCCACACCTATTTACTGAAGGTGAGTAA